One window of the Salvia miltiorrhiza cultivar Shanhuang (shh) chromosome 6, IMPLAD_Smil_shh, whole genome shotgun sequence genome contains the following:
- the LOC130990577 gene encoding uncharacterized protein LOC130990577: protein MPPRRAPTDQQNGMQEFIAAMQGFFQQQAQGAQNPQRNNTSVVVEQFRRYNPPRFDGRSGPLAMEEWIRELERIFEHIECTDAHNVSCALFQLCEDASHWWESFKQSMTEQARQGLTWNRFKEIVTNQYFPRPYRNQKEAEFLDLKQGGLSITDYERKFNQLSRYATRLVNTNDQKADRFLRGLRP from the coding sequence ATGCCACCCCGTAGAGCCCCTACCGATCAACAAAACGGGATGCAAGAATTTATCGCCGCAATGCAAGGATTCTTTCAACAACAAGCTCAAGGTGCGCAAAACCCACAACGCAATAACACAAGCGTAGTCGTAGAGCAGTTCCGACGTTATAATCCACCAAGATTTGACGGGAGGAGCGGACCCCTAGCAATGGAGGAATGGATAAGAGAGCTGGAGAGAATATTTGAACATATCGAGTGCACCGATGCCCACAACGTTTCATGTGCTCTCTTTCAATTATGCGAGGATGCTAGCCATTGGTGGGAGTCCTTTAAGCAATCCATGACTGAGCAAGCGCGACAAGGGTTGACATGGAATAGGTTCAAGGAGATTGTGACCAACCAATACTTTCCACGCCCCTACCGCAATCAAAAGGAGGCCGAATTCTTGGATCTCAAACAAGGAGGGCTGTCCATCACCGACTACGAGAGAAAGTTCAACCAACTTTCACGCTATGCCACACGCCTAGTCAACACCAATGACCAAAAGGCGGATAGGTTCTTAAGGGGACTACGACCATAA